The Arachis hypogaea cultivar Tifrunner chromosome 14, arahy.Tifrunner.gnm2.J5K5, whole genome shotgun sequence DNA window ATTCCCTTACCATCCTGGACAAGAGCCCACTTTAGCAGGACATGCTGATTTTTTACttcaggtatatatatatatgcttcaaTTTAATTTCTTCTGTTATCTCTCTTTTCATGTTTATATAGTTGGTGATATTTCAAGAAATTTGTAACTGCTTCATGTTAGTTACATGGGAACTGATGATGGTGACTGGATTTGTGTTTGTGCACACATTCTGAGATGCTCAGTGTATGGAGGAAGCAGGAGTAGATAGTGCACTCATTGTGCAGCCAATTAATCATAAATTTGATCATAATTATGTCACAAGgtaaaatcaaagatcaaacatTTTCTTAAATATTATGTTCAACATGTTTGATTTCATGAATTTCTGAGCTATGCTTGATCTGATAGCTGTTACCATATACTTATTCTTGTTTATTGGTCAGTGTTTTGAAGAAATATCCAACCAAATTTGTTGGGTGCTGCCTTGCTAATCCAGCTGATGATGGCAGTGGGCTTAAGCAGTTTGAAGATCTTGTTTTGAAGGTCTAATGGATATTTCTTCTTTATATCATTCATatggtttattttcttttcttttatttattcagACGTAGCAAATGAAGTTTTCTCTTTGTTCATGGTAGGATGGTTATCGCGTCGTGCGGTTTAACCCTTATTTGTGGCCATCTGGCAAGAAGGTAGGCAaccccttttttatttcttttaaggaAATCATACATGTATAAGTGCATAGGCGCGCGCGCACGCACACAAACATGCAGTATAAAGTAAAGCAGGAAAGGGAAATGAAAAGTAGATCAATATGCAGATCAAGAAAGAAAAGATGTTAATATGTTAAGATCATATGCTGTATTGCATCAAAACTAAGAatgaattttcttttatttgaatgATGTTAGTATAGATGACAAATGAAGTTGGAAAAGCAATGTTTCAAAAGGCTGGAGAACTCAAAGTACCAGTCAGCATCATGTGTATGAAGGTGTGTTTCACTATTTCCTTGTATCATTGACACAAAACTATAATCTAAAAGTATTTCCAGTTGTGACCAATGATTAATTTGATGAAACTAAAAGACTATGGTTCAACAACTTCAGGGGCTTGATTTGCATATTTCAGAAATTGAACAACTGTGCACAGAATTTCCCTCAACAATTGTGATACTTGATCACTTGGCCTTCTGCAAACCACCACTGTGAGATATTTAATATAGTATAATCACTCTTGCAATGACAGAGAAAATGGAATCTTATTTATGAATTTAGTGAATATCACATTGCAGAACTGATCAAGAACAGCTTATCTTTTCTAGGCTCTTAAATCTATCTAGATTCCCTCAAGTAAGTGCCTGATAGTTTCTTCATGAACATAATCCCCAAACCTTTTACATAAGAAGAAATTAAATATTGACaatataagattttggaaatgAATCTTCTAATCCTTTTATTTTGAACAGATGTATGTGAAATTTAGTGCCCTTTTCAGAGTTTCAAGAGAGAAACATCCTTATCTGGATTTGTCAACTCTCTTGTCTCAAATTGTCTCTAGCTTTGGTGCTAACCGTGTAATGTGGGGCAGGtaaactaccttaaaaccattGAACTTTGTAAAAAACACCAACTAGGATTGGCAAAGTCATGATGGGGTTTTATTCATGTAACCAAATCATATGACAAATCTCAAATCACACATCTTTCTGCAGTGATTTTCCATTTGTTGTCCCTGAATGTGGTTACAAAGAGGCCAAAGAAGCTGTCAATCTAATTGCCAATAAGGCATCTCTTTCTCCATCTGATTTGGAGTGGATCATGGGGAAAACAGCCACACAACTGTTTCAAAGCCACTCAGCATCTTAAAACTtggaataatagaaaagtatTGTTGCTTCTTGGCAAAATTTTTCATCTGGTTTGGAGTTTAATATATACAATTCTGTGTTGAATGTAATATATACAATTGTAACAATTCAAGCATATGTCCTCCTTAATCATCACCTAGTCCTATTCTGAATACTATGTATGCTAACTTGTAATAAGGTTCAATGGTGTTCTGCAAAATTTATTTGCTGAAAATCCAAAAGCTTCAAAATTGTTAGTTTAAGTAATCATAGTTGCCGTCTTTATACGAAGATTATAAGTGAAAATCGATAGAttgatttgatatatttgactaaattgttaCGAAAAATAGTCACCCAAAATTTAATCACACAAGAAAATAGTGAATTGCAAGTTGTACACGCCAAAAGTACTAACATTATAGAACCAGGAGAGATTCAGAAGAATTGAGAGGCAACATATTTCCAAAACTCATTGGGAAGCCACTTCATTGTAGAACATCAATAAGAAAGGAGTATTACATTAGATTTGCAGAAAAAATGAAACTTCAAAGAccaaacaaattaattaaaaaacaaaagaaatagtaAGAGGTTCCCAATTGACTAAGATGGAAGCATTATTTGTTCATATTTTGTTTGTGTTTGGCATCACTACAATTTCTTCTCTTGTTCCTCCTCATCTTGTCACAAGCAAATGCTCTTTCAAGTTGCTCCACTCTCTTAGACAGAGAAGTAAGAAGCTGAGTCTGCATCTCATTCCTCTCACATAACTTGGCCATCATCTTCATCATTCTCTCATTATCCTCCATCATCTTCTCCAACATCTCCCTATGCttcccttctcttctttcttcatcaccattcccttcttcctcttcctcctcctcctcctcctcctcctcttcttcattcttcaccACACAATTATTCTCATTCTCCTCAACCAAACTTGTTCCtacactctcttctctctccccATCACCCTCCTCTTTCTCTTCTATCTTGTATGATTCTGAAACACATTGAATATCAACTCCAGAATCTTCCAttttctcctcttctttctcttctacaGAAGAATTCATGCATGATTCTGAAACACACTTAATATCTGCTCCAGAATCATCATCCATAACCTccatcttctcctcctctttctcttcaGAAACTTCAACCaccttctcctcttcctgcacCATAGCATCATTTTCTTCAACAACACAAGCAGATTCTGATTCAACCATCTCTTGCAATGCAATAGCCTTCTTAATCACACTCTTCCTACATTCCCTAACCCCATACCAAGAACTCAGCACCCTAACCGAATCAAGCTTCAAAAGCAAGTTCATGATGGTCTCGCTGAGCCTCACTCTCTCCCTCTGGTCCCTCTTAATCACCTCCATTGAAGCATAAACCCTAGCCTCAACACTCTGCAACTCAACACGTAACCCCATGATCCTCTTCAACGCATTCCTCACAAAAAACCCTCTCAGAACCTTCTGGATCTTGATGGCAGAGTTCTCTCTACTACGTTCTGAACCCACGAAGTGAATGGGAATAGTTCTAACCTTAGAGGGTGTCCTCTGTCTATACGAGGGTACtacgttgttgttgttgatgatgttcttcatgttcatcattcttcgTGTGCTTCTGATTTGATGCGAAGTTGAATTTagatatcttttttcttttttgtgtgtttgtttttttaGTGTGATGATTTTAAGGTTTAAGGTTATGGAGGAATTTATATTGGAGAATGTGAAAAGTTTCGAGAAGTTTCGGGAGAGTTTGAGGTTTCTCTgagaaaaacgaagaagaagaagaaagaaaggaatagAAGCTGGGTTATGTCTTTGCTGACGTggcttattaaaatataaaatattttaagttaaataaaataaacacgtTCTGGGTGGCCAATAATATCTCTTCGTTCTAGATAACTGTCGAATCTTCTTGAATCTCAGAATCTGACTagctttccaaaaatattcaTAACGTATTCCACCAGGTTAGTTATTATTAACTTTGTTTTTTGGTCAACGATATaaatatttgacttttttttatttatttctcaaaCACGCAAACTCTTAAATGAGTATGGAAAGATTATGCCATTTAAACTATAACTTATTGAcatatttgacttttttttagtAGATTAACTATTGtggtttgaaatttaatttggaaGACTGTTActagattaaaaaatatattctaaaaaattgtgttttttaatatattatatttggaTATTAGCATTTTCGtattaaatatttgtttatattgtattataaattgtttggattttttaaatatctttaagaataaaaaaagagttttttttaacaataaaaactaaaacataatataaatttttttgtcaatttttgTTCACTTGATATGAGAATATCAAGTATTCACATTTTGAAAtgagaattaaaaatttaaatttgcgCTAAATAAATGTTTTCAAATATTTACTAAGATAGTCATACAAAAAAAAGTCCACTAAGATTAAGATATAAGATGTGAATTATTATTCTTGTAATCTaaattttattcaattaaatgtaatttatattttaaatgagctaaatctttcttaattgagaaatgtgttgtttttttttttttttggtcctaTGAAATTTGTAATACTATGATGGGCTAAATTCAACTGTGTTGCCATGTGAAAACAAAAACGAAAGGAAGTTTCCGAACTTGTTTATTGTTGGGCCTACAAATCATCAGCCCATAACTGTTTTTGGTTGGTATTATCCTATTCATTGGGCCCATTTAAATTGCGATGTGAATTGGCCCGCTTAGATTGCATAAATAGTCCACCCAAAACAATAGTGCGTAAGTACAAAATAGCTCCACTTTTTGttaccccaaaaaaaaaaaagctccaCTTTTAGGCtgagtttggtaaagcttttgctttttaaaagtagcttatgaaagctgtcttttaaaagaTAGCTTTTTAAAAGCTGCAGCACTTGCGTttggtaaaatcaaattaaaaatggcttttaataagtacaagcaccacaattatgtttggtaaaacagcttttaaaagttgaaaaaattataataaacatgtttataacaaaaaataaatttgtttcaaattttttaaaaatttatataatattttaaaataaaataatgttaaaataaaaaattcataataaacataaatataataaataaattcttttattttttaactttaaaattttatataagtatcataaaaatttattttatcctaaatatcatcactaaaaataaaaaataaaaaatatatgaagattaggttgaaaaataaaaaatatatgaagattgtgttagaatttgtgaaggtTAGGATGAGAAGTTAGAAATATATGAGGATTTCAATGGCAATATAATAGCGAGAAATATGTgcggaaaaatgaaaaaaaattggtaaGCATAAGCCAGCTTTAAAAAGCTCCctcttaggtgctttcaaaagcaccccAAACTTTTAAAAGCCGTAAGCACAAGCACTTggactttttaatttaccaaacgcaaaataacgtgcttgtgcttttaaaaagcacaagcacctcttgaaaaagctttaccaaactcaGCCTTACTTGTGAACAATGTCGTCATgcacaaaaaaaatatagaggACTCAATTCCTCTTTTATATGTGAGCGTTACAATTCAAAGTCATTTTCATTTTACAATCCAAtgaaaaaataatacttttttacTATCGTTATTGTTGGTCTATTCTAGTTTTATGTAAAATTGCATAGAATagctttataaattaaattttgtactTTTTTCAAATGGCGAGCACATGTCAATATAGTAAAGCTAACATTAATAGAGTAATCACTTGTGTTTTAAGTTTCAACATGCATTTGGACATACataattacaaaatattttgtacatactaaaatttaatcatgatgtatttatgtatatttatatattatttatatatgtttaatatatttttatataaataattaatttttaatatacacgtaatataattaaataataattaaacataGCGTTACTATCACATAAATCTACACCATATTTATTTAACTGGATATTCAAAAATATATCTAGACATTTAGGCTgtgtttatttctaaaaataggATAAGATAAGACATGAGAACAAGGCATAAAAGATAGAGACATAAAATTTAGtattcttgtattctgtttgatAATAAAGTACAATAAATTAtagaaatctaatttattctcattttttttattcaaaaaagttcataaaaaatataataataaaaaaatataattatgaaaaattaacaaaaaaaaaaaaacaaaaacaaaaaataagttgtgtcttttCTTAGTGTCTCAATGACCTTTCTATCAttacacaaaatatactaatttagtaTCTTTGAACACAATATCTTTATTCATATCTCATCTGTCAAACACGACTTTATGTCTCTATATCCATATCTTAGTGTCCCATTCTTATAAACAAACGCAACCTTACATACACTCATATGCTAAAGTCATGCAATGCCTACATATATAGGGGTAGAAAAATTTGTTGACGAttgactctttttcttttgactATTAGTATAATAAAAAGATAGAGCatgtctttctcttctttttggaAAGCAACAAATTAGATAGAGCA harbors:
- the LOC112798126 gene encoding uncharacterized protein — encoded protein: MVALLRLNTLVSLSGLCPTRHYCYYSRKPRLPFRIRMASITETEAETASASKVILDSHLHVWASPHEAATFPYHPGQEPTLAGHADFLLQCMEEAGVDSALIVQPINHKFDHNYVTSVLKKYPTKFVGCCLANPADDGSGLKQFEDLVLKDGYRVVRFNPYLWPSGKKMTNEVGKAMFQKAGELKVPVSIMCMKGLDLHISEIEQLCTEFPSTIVILDHLAFCKPPLTDQEQLIFSRLLNLSRFPQMYVKFSALFRVSREKHPYLDLSTLLSQIVSSFGANRVMWGSDFPFVVPECGYKEAKEAVNLIANKASLSPSDLEWIMGKTATQLFQSHSAS
- the LOC140178498 gene encoding uncharacterized protein; amino-acid sequence: MMNMKNIINNNNVVPSYRQRTPSKVRTIPIHFVGSERSRENSAIKIQKVLRGFFVRNALKRIMGLRVELQSVEARVYASMEVIKRDQRERVRLSETIMNLLLKLDSVRVLSSWYGVRECRKSVIKKAIALQEMVESESACVVEENDAMVQEEEKVVEVSEEKEEEKMEVMDDDSGADIKCVSESCMNSSVEEKEEEKMEDSGVDIQCVSESYKIEEKEEGDGEREESVGTSLVEENENNCVVKNEEEEEEEEEEEEEEGNGDEERREGKHREMLEKMMEDNERMMKMMAKLCERNEMQTQLLTSLSKRVEQLERAFACDKMRRNKRRNCSDAKHKQNMNK